The sequence atgtaagtcaagatatgaagccgacttaactgtatctgtagtaccttttatctctagttcgatgggttAGATTCAAACTACAAAgtacatttattaaaatgaagTAATATCgaagaatttaaaaaacttaACCCTGCTATAGCcaaatataattagttatcaaaggtaccaggattataaattagTACGCGTTTCCtcttcataagactcaccagtgacgttcatatcaaaatatttataagccaaactagtacaaagttcaagagcattgaggatccaaaattccaaaaagttgttccaaatacggctaaggtaaactatgcctgggataagaaaatcctaagtttttcgaaaaattcaaagtttagtaaacaggaaatttataaaaatgaccacagtaatgatattcatgtcaacacctaagtgttgactactgggctggtgataccctcggggacgaaacgtccaccagcagtggcatcgacccagtggttttaaaattaatcaaaggtaccagcatTATAAATtcgtacgccagacgcgcgtttcgtcttcataagactcatcagtgacgctcatatcaaaatatttataaagccaaattagtacaaagttgaagagcattgaggatccaaaatttcgaaaagttgtgccaaatacggctaaggtagtctatgcttggaataagaaaatccttagttttaatATACTTCCAAAGTAAGCTCTCGTTTGAGAAGTGTGTGAAGTTGATTAGATTCAAACAAGCTACCCTTTGGCAATACATGTATAGAATAAAGATGTGTTATTGATAACATTATGTTTTCTCCATTCAAATTGCTAACCAAGCAtcttaataaaatcaacggtaccaattttgttgcaccagatgcgcatttcgacaatacatgtctcttcagtgatgctcgtggccaaaatatttgaaatccaaagcatatataaaagatgaagagctataatccaaaaggtccaaaaagtatagccaaattcgtaaaaggaatcagagctttgcatgagggagatacattccttaatttataataatttctaatattctgtaacagcaaatttcaataacacaaaaaatccgtatttgcatgccagtaccgaagtactggctactgggctggtgataccctcggggactaatagtccaccagcagaggccaCTTCactatattgaaatgaaaactcAAGACTTTCTATCGAATAATCTTGATCATATTctgagatttgaaaaaaatgggtttttatcaataattcaatttaacgcagaaagatcattttgtctatttgacttgGGCTTTTCACAACTGTAAGACATTGTTTGTGATCTTTCAATTAGAATATGCCTATACTATACTACAACTATTTTCTGATGCACAAATCATTCTTAATTTATGCATAATTGCACTTatgttcttttctttatttactaGTAAATCACAACCGAAATTAATGCCAGACGGACAGATATACAAAACTTTGtgaataattgaaatcaagATGTTTGCGTTATTTTGCAAATGTTTGCGTAATATCGCAAATATTTGCGAAATATCGCAAACGTTTGCGTAATAttgcaaaggtttgcgttacaacgcaaacataggaagaaataGGGAAAAAAGGTTTGTGGCGCTTATACGCTTCCgtagaattttgttttacagtATGAACAGACAATCTTCTGCACGTTTGTGTAGCCGGGGATGATGAAGGTTTAAGAATCAAATGAAAGGTCgttgtttaatttaaaaagtagTTTTATTAGATAGTGTAGCGGTTTCAGTGTTTATTTCGTTGTTAATAAGGGTCGTCAATGGGTATTGTCAGttggcgtatatacaaattatGCTCAATCTGATAGGAATAGATATAAAAGTagtaataaacaaaatgtacagCTTAATCAGACTACACTGATCTTTGCTGATCTAAGCTTGGCAATGcatattgtaattttttgtttttaatttacactGCCGATTTATTTACCAGTCAGAAATAATggtaaaattgtgtattattttttgAACTTTCTTCatgtttattatcattataGAATCACCAATACCTTTTTTGCACAACATTTGGCAAATtaagcacatcaaacgaatggaaaacaattgtcaTCTTCCTGACTTTTTACAGGCATGTCCTAATGTAGGGAatgatgttttataaaatagttattttaaCCTCATATTGTATGGTAGTCTTATATTCTCCTATTATGTTGAGTAACCAAACATACATCAGagctaaaaatgtcaaaaattggggtactgcagtcaatattgtgttatatcttaatcaattaaaaatcaaaaataccGCGCCATGCAAAAAGGATATTACCGAAAATATGATCAACAAAAAGAGCACTAGAACACTATAACACTTgataaaacaaagtaaataaCTAGAAACTATTCGTCATGACtataaagtattttttgtgtagtagattcaatatatttatcaacaaggtatCATATTTTCCGATGGGTTTCTATTCAGACAGTGGAAAATTGAATCAAGAAAGGTTTGTTTTAGCCATTTTTTACAATAGGACGAAAGAGCTTCCCTTGTCCCTTTATATATTGTTGTTTGGACCTATAGATATGATTTCTGCAGTTATGTTAAACAAGACAGCTcggttattttatattttaaaaatcgtaTGTGTTATTGTTTTAGTTATTTCAGGATCGTTTCGTATGGTgggaatttttcaaatttaacattgtGATTGTACATGTTTTCCTTCATATTTGTAAATTGTACTTTCGGATTTATCGATTGCCGAAAAAAAACGTTCCTGCGTTCTTCGAAGACAAATGTTAGTCATGTCGGCCCTACATATTACACTCATACATTTGCATAGTTCGAACTCGCCTTTGGGTTTGATTTTGGTGTTAACTTTCAATCATATCTTAGTTCGTAAATTCATTTATACTGCGCAATTTCAGCAGGCGCACttgttgatatttaaaaggTATTACAATgggttataagtttgttaaAACATTGGTGTCGGGTGAGTTTGTTtccattttattattgttttgattattttgttacttttatcAACTGGTATTGAAGAAGAAGTATGaggaaaaaggaaaatatcaaaaatatcgAGCTCCAAGGAAAGGTCTTTTGATTTCCAAAGGGGAATTTTCTTTCTATTTAGGACTTGTGATATTAATGGGTAGGATTTACTCATAATGCCTTGCATTTCATTCAGTGTGaatttaatataatatgttCTACCTAAAGccaagtttgtttttaaaagatgacTGTTGTATATAGTTTGATGTATAGTGCCATGAAGAAACCAAATATCAGTGACAGACATTCAAAGAATGTACTTTGCATTGGTTTGCAGACTCTTCATTTACAAGTATATATCTGCTTTTCAGCAAATATATCTGTCAAGTTATAAATAACGTACATCTGTATAAAAACAAGCGTATGCAGGTTGCAACGCTGATCAATAAAAATTTCGAACAGATAAAGTAGATTTTATTTATCACATTTAATTTTCCACACAGGCTGAGATCAATGTCTTTTTCACGTATTATAAGAAGCATCatatgcatataaaacaaacgTTGTTACCATTAATTCATTGCATAGAACCACACTTCACTGTACCGCTTGCCACTTTCTGACGGAAGATTGTATTCTGCGGTAAAGAAAAATGTACCGTAGTACTTTGAAGTGTCGTTAATTGAACTTGCCAATAAGTTTGCCTGTTTTACCCAATCTGCTGTTGACGTTACGTGTCCCGGTACTGTCCTGAagatataacaattaaatatgcataaatgtgtcatatatttgtcattatgcTGATGTTTAAATTGGGAGTGGAAGTAGGAAGTagacattttcattaaattgttagaacattcaattttttaaggcttttactatttatatttctttcgttgttttttgcatttttcaaaaaCGCAATCTAGTTCTTTGTGTGTTATGTCTTATTCAACCATCTTGTTCATGAACGTTCCCAAATTTCTCAGGCATTTCTAAAGAACTATTACTTCTTCGTGCACGCTAActgttttccttatttttatattattcatgcACTCAAAATGTTGTTCCGTACGAATAATTACTTCAGGTCTAATTGGTGTTACTAGTCATACCATTACGAGTAACCCTCTTAAGTAAAGGTATCAACCAAcaccaaaataaagtttttttaagtTGTGTGAAGGCCTTGTTTGAGATTAACAATTGTATGTTGAGTTAGTTAACTTCGTTTAataaagaatttagaaaatcaatttactatcattattattattataaggTTATCCTATATCTTACCGAATGTACAAATGCTTCGGTGGAACTACTTTTAACTGTATGCTGGTGTCGATTGGTTCAGGAGCTGGTCTAAGAGCTGGTTTTATGAAGAAAAACTGAGTGAAATTCTGAACTACATTCAGTCCAACTGTTGGGAACATCATAGTCACGTATGGTACTGCCATCGCTgtaaattattatcaaaataaaaaataaggagatgtggtttgattgccaatgaaagaTAAAGCATATCAGTCGGCTCTGACATACAATATGATATAAAtcagcatctgagatcaccccagtgttggtagggttcgtgttgcacAGTTTTTAGGTGggtttttgtgtgttttgtgtactttcgtttgtgtgtttgtcttttacttttttttatcgtgGTGTTGTTGATCTATGAATTTGAACGTCCCTCTTGTCTCGTTCGGCTcttttttatggaaaaaaataatttacgacagaaatatgacagaaatgaaccaatgacaaccactgattgGCGGGCTtttgacttagtacaggcacatatataatgtggcggggtttaatATGTATACatcaatttttaatgatactttaaatatattcatttatatggAATACGAGTACGAGAATATGTGCTTTGAGAAACAGAAAAGGCGCTTTCATCATATTGATGAACAATTGTGTTACAGTGATGagacaattttgaaatattaatagaTTGGAAGCATGTTCAACTTTCAAAAATTCCTTATGTTTATGTTGCCtatggtttatttttacattttgaactatcaAAATTCGATCGCACAAATGAGCAacaaaatgtgttgtttccGTCTTGTAAAATACAACTTCCAATGGAATGCCTGTCGCAAAGCACCAGTGTCGCATTGCCAGCATTTTCTTTCAAAgagtttgaaaaatatgtttttcaatagGAAATTTACTATAACAATGGCTCTTTTTGAGTTTGTGCAACTTGTTTAATATCGTATCTCAGTACTTTCCTGTGGAGGAATTtgattttcgaaaaaaatcttaacgtggttatataagtattgttttaaataccttctgcatttaactgttttaaataACTTTGCAGTTTAGAAAATGTCGTCGTAGTTGCATTTTTGTAACTCCCTGCCGCGGACGTTGATACCCATGTTGCAGTGGCATAAAACCGTTTCTCGTATCCCTGAAATATCATAGTAAAgatgttaaatgtttttgaaagagCAGATGTTATATGTTTTTTCTAAACGAAGTTACGACATTGCCTCGCAAATTGTTCATACTTAAAGAATAAACAGTTTCGGTTCTCTCCATTTATATTGAATAGGGAAGTAGCATCTAAACGATTAGATTAACAACGAATACAGATGTGACCCAAATGTTTTGCAACTTTGgatttaaatagaaaaatatgtgTTATAAGTTTCTATTGTTTCAATTTCAGTAATATTATCTATCACTCAAAATCCCATTTTTCAATCAGTGCATTTTATATAACCAGTGGACTTGAGCTTAACGATACGTCTGTTCATATCTTGAAATTAACCGCGATattgcaacagaaaaaaagactgCAAACCAGAATTTATTTCAACGCTACTTGATTATTGCAACTTTCACATTttcaatttctcatttttatgaACATATTTGTCCCGTTTAGATATATATCTTACGCAATACTTTGGCCCGTATATGTTCACACTTAAATTCTGTCATTAACAGTGGTTGTTTGATACACTATGTCTGTGTCTCAACTCACATATGATTTCGCAGTTTTCTATCTTTACATAACAGAACAGTCGTATGATCAGTTACTTTACCGTTTTTATCTCCTTCCCAATTGTGACATTTCGACCGACAGGATTTGCATGTAATTTGATGCatgcatagtttttttttctgtcgaCACAACTGATCTCGATACTTTAAGAGTTTATGCAATTTTCTTATTCTTTGTGTGTTTCCCTGATTTGTATCTTCATAATCGATGTATAAGATAAAGACATCAATACACTACATTGTTTTGATTATCGGTCCATTATTGGTATTAAATTGAACATCATTTCGAAACTTTACCCCCTAGACAAACACTCACTCGTCGCAACTTTTAGACGAAACATCATTTCTGTTTTCATAACTACCAACGAAAACCTACCTTTCCTTGTTCGTCTAGAGTATACTCTGGGCATTCGTATGTTCCACAGAATCCAGGATTTTGCCACACAGATTCCACAACAATCAGTATCGAAAACAGAAATACTACCAAAGGCTTCATGGCTTCAAATTTTAACCTGtattataaacaaacaacagattcaatattatgttattttctttggttttctattgATTAAAATAGCTATGACATAATATACCTAGAACAGCAGGGTTTAAGTACATAATGTAAcgtttttattgttatatatctTAATTTAGTGCTGCTAAAGTTGATTGTTGACACATTTGTACTTCAAATATAATGTATACTgacatttatcaaaatcaaattacaaataCTTTCAGATAACTCTTATTATATGTTCGTAACGATCTCATGTAATAAATAACTACaccaattatataaaaattgtccgtttataaatatatcaattatcaAGAAACTAAGGTTTGAACAACTCCACGAAGAGAGGACTTTAGATGGATTTGGTAACTGTGTTATGTCCTTTTTTGGTCAtacagctcttcatcttttCTGATGCCGctattttgaagatttttttttctacattttttattCCATCTATCATCTTGCGTATTCATTCGGATGAACGCTTTTGACGTACTTAATATCAGgtctggtatctttgataatttttacaaCCACTGCATAGCTGTCCTTGCTTCTGAGCACTTCTATGGTAACATGAAATatcatagatataaataaaggcaacagtagtataccgctgttcaaaactcataaatccctggacaaaaaaaaaatcggggtaacaaactaaaacgagggaaacaacgacacaacattaaaatgtaacacacacagaaacggacaaagcatcagacaaaatatgATATAAGGTCATTGAAAATTTGCCGTTCTcaaaacttcaaatttattggaaatgaaaaagttttttATCCCCAGGCATAGAACGATTTTGAATTTGTGGTTGTCAATGCTTTTCAGCCTCTTAACTTACTGATCCTTCCAATTGTTTTGAAAGACTAGTGCGTGTTGTaaagacgaaacgcacgtcttgTGTAGTATACTATAAGCCTTACATCCTTGATAAGTTTGTTCACCTGCTCATTATTTGTGATACAAGTGATCATATCAAATCAATCTACgtttttgtatttcttattttttgtacaatttattattaaagaaaatgtatttaaatttctaataaTTCGCACTAAAGTTTTAATTGCTTTTCATTCGAAaaacgaaaaatatataaaaaataaaatcgaaatAATTGTTGTAAATAAACAGTATTACATGtaagaatatataaatataaaagcttATTACCTCTCTCGTCTCCAATTAACAAGTGAGGAACAATTCGACTGAATAAAGAAGTTAAGACCACATTATTAGTCAGACATGACAGGtgaaaacattataattatgatatttttgacTCCCTCAAATGGCAAACTAGACATTTACAAATGgaaaagaataaataatatcataaaatgtACAAGGTTATCGTCATAATTACAACAAACATCAAAATACACATCTTATTAACGATGATACATGCATTATTTTAACATGCCTTGCGGGGAACTTTGAAGGGCTCCTTAAAGTCATTAACACAATCAATTAAGAAGTGTTAAAATCTAGTTCCTGTGAAAAGAAAAGTTGGGAAAATTAAGGATCTCTCAAGTCCTGTTCTCATGTATTCATCGAATCAATGAAAGTAATAAATCATTGACAAGTGCGTATATGTCAGTAAATACGTTCTTACTAATGCTTAGAATAATGAAAATTACATAGTTTATATCAATACCAGGAAGTCAAGTAGATGAATTGATAAATTCCAT is a genomic window of Mytilus trossulus isolate FHL-02 chromosome 1, PNRI_Mtr1.1.1.hap1, whole genome shotgun sequence containing:
- the LOC134717906 gene encoding heme-binding protein 2-like isoform X2; amino-acid sequence: MKPLVVFLFSILIVVESVWQNPGFCGTYECPEYTLDEQGKGYEKRFYATATWVSTSAAGSYKNATTTTFSKLQSYLKQLNAEAMAVPYVTMMFPTVGLNVVQNFTQFFFIKPALRPAPEPIDTSIQLKVVPPKHLYIRTVPGHVTSTADWVKQANLLASSINDTSKYYGTFFFTAEYNLPSESGKRYSEVWFYAMN
- the LOC134717906 gene encoding heme-binding protein 2-like isoform X1 — protein: MIFHVTIEVLRSKDSYAVVVKIIKDTRPDIKLKFEAMKPLVVFLFSILIVVESVWQNPGFCGTYECPEYTLDEQGKGYEKRFYATATWVSTSAAGSYKNATTTTFSKLQSYLKQLNAEAMAVPYVTMMFPTVGLNVVQNFTQFFFIKPALRPAPEPIDTSIQLKVVPPKHLYIRTVPGHVTSTADWVKQANLLASSINDTSKYYGTFFFTAEYNLPSESGKRYSEVWFYAMN